One genomic window of Metopolophium dirhodum isolate CAU chromosome 4, ASM1992520v1, whole genome shotgun sequence includes the following:
- the LOC132942535 gene encoding isovaleryl-CoA dehydrogenase, mitochondrial, with amino-acid sequence MNSSVRIGSFFLTSFSHRTIARRFLSHYPIDDILFNLNDEQIQLRKTVFDYAQREIAPKAAEIDKTNTFNDLRKCWLELGSLGLLGITIPTEYEGTGGSYTDHVIAMEEISRASGSVGLSYAANTNLCMNQIQLNGTQEQKAKYLPRLCKGEAVGALAMSEHGSGSDVVSMKLKAERKGSHYILNGSKFWITNGPDADVLVVYARTNLDAKKQHGITAFIIEKTFEGFTTGQKLDKLGMRGSNTCELIFQDCKVPVENVLGEENKGVYVLMSGLDLERMVLSGGPVGLMQACVDLTFDYVHSREQFNTKIGEFQLIQAKIADMYTILSATRNYLYNISRACDKGHVCSKDCAGVILFSAENSVKMALDTIQCLGGNGFINDYASGRLLRDAKLYEIGAGTSEIRRLIIGRSLNKEYS; translated from the exons ATGAATAGTTCAGTTCGCATTGGCAGTTTTTTTCTCACAAGCTTTAGTCATCGAACAATAGCACGGCGGTTTCTATCGCACTATCCAATCGACGATATTTTGTTTAACCTCAACGATGAACAAATTCAG TTACGGAAAACCGTTTTCGATTATGCGCAGAGAGAAATAGCACCAAAAGCGGCTGAAATAGACAAGACAAACACGTTCAATGACCTAAGG AAATGCTGGCTGGAACTGGGATCGCTAGGTCTCCTGGGCATTACCATTCCAACAGAATATGAAGGTACAGGAGGTAGCTATACCGACCATGTCATTGCCATGGAAGAGATTTCTAGAGCCAGCGGATCTGTGGGCCTGAGTTACGCGGCCAACACCAATCTGTGCATGAACCAAATTCAATTGAACGGTACGCAAGAACAAAAGGCCAAATACTTACCACGG TTATGCAAAGGTGAAGCTGTTGGAGCGCTGGCAATGTCTGAACACGGTTCTGGTTCTGATGTAGTTTCTATGAAGTTAAAAGCAGAACGAAAAGGATCCCATTATATTCTAAATGGTAGTAAGTTTTGGATCACAAATGGACCAGACGCCGATGTGCTagtg gtGTATGCTAGAACGAATCTAGATGCCAAAAAACAGCATGGTATAACTGCGTTTATTATTGAGAAAACATTTGAAGGGTTCACTACTGGCCAAAAACTCGATAAACTTGGCATGAGAGGTTCTAACACTTGTGAACTTATTTTCCAAGATTGCAAAGTACCTG ttgaaaatgtattaggCGAGGAAAATAAAGGCGTATACGTTTTAATGTCCGGACTAGACTTGGAAAGGATGGTGCTTTCTGGTGGGCCTGTTGG ATTAATGCAAGCGTGTGTAGACCTGACATTTGATTACGTTCATTCTAGAGAACAGTTCAACACTAAAATTGGAGAGTTTCAATTAATTCAG GCTAAAATCGCcgatatgtatacaattttgagTGCCACTAGGAATTATCTATACAACATAAGTAGAGCCTGCGATAAAGGCCACGTATGCAGCAAAGACTGTGCTGGAGTGATACTTTTTTCTGCTGAAAACTCTGTTAAAATGGCATTGGACACAATACAATGTCTAG GTGGAAATGGATTTATAAACGATTACGCGTCAGGAAGATTACTGAGAGATGCCAAGTTGTATGAAATTGGTGCAGGGACCAGTGAAATCAGAAGACTAATTATTGGCAGATCGCTAAACAAAGAATACTCTTAA